GTACGCACCGCAGCGGGTGGTGCTCGGTTCGGCGCCGCCCGGCGCGCGCGTGCGCCCCGCCCTCGAGCTGTCCGGCCCGCTCGACGAGGTGCTCGACGAGCTCGGCCGACGCGGCGTCCTGCAGCTCTTGGTCGAGGGCGGCGCCCAGGTCGCCGGGGCGTTCCACCGCGCCGGGCTCGTCGACCGCTACGTGCTGTACCTCGCCCCCGTGCTGTTCGGGGGCGACGACGCCCGGCCGGTCATGGCCGGGCCCGGCGCCCCCACGATCGGCGACGTCTGGCGGGGCCGCGTCGACTCGGTCGCCCGCCTCGGCGACGACATCCGCATCGACCTCGTCCCCCGCGCCGCGGCGGACGACCCCACGCACCCGCCCGCGGTGCACGACATCCAGGAGGCCCTCTCGTGAGCGGACCGTCCGACCACCCCACCGACGCCGACGACGGCGCGGTGCGCCCGACCTTCGCACCCATCCCCGACGCCGTGGCCGCCATCGCCCGTGGCGAGATCGTCGTCGTCGTGGACGACGAGGACCGGGAGAACGAGGGCGACCTCATCATGGCGGCCGAGGCCGCCACCCCCGAGAAGCTGGCCTTCTTCGTCCGGCACACCTCGGGCGTGATCTGCGTCGGTCTCACCGGCGAGCGGTGCGACCAGCTCGGTCTGCCGCTGATGGTGGCCGACAACACCGAGTACCAGCGGACGGCGTTCACCCACACGGTCGACTACCGCCACGGCACGACGACGGGCATCTCCGCCGCCGACCGCACCGCCACGATCCTCGCGCTCGCCGACCCGCACGTCGCCTGGAGCGACTTCAACCGGCCGGGCCACATCTTCCCGCTGCGGGCGCGCGACGGCGGGGTGCTCAAGCGCGCCGGGCACACCGAGGCCGCGGTCGACCTGGCCCGGTTGGCGGGGATGCAGCCGGCTGGGGCGCTGTGCGAGATCGTCAACGACGACGGCACGATGGCGCGCGTCCCCGAGCTCGCCCGCTTCGCCGAGGAGCACGGGCTCCTGATGATCTCGATCGCCGACCTCATCCGGTACCGGCGGGCGCACGAGAAGCTCGTGGAGCGGACGGGGGAGGGGCGGGTCCCCACCCGGTTCGGCGACTTCCAGGCCTTCGCCTACCGGTCCGTCCTCGACGGCACAGAGCACGTGGCGTTCGTCCGCGGCGAGGTCGCGGGGGAGGAACCGGTCCTCGTCCGGGTCCACAGCGAGTGCCTGACCGGCGACATCTTCGGCTCGCTCCGCTGCGACTGCGGCCCGCAGCTGCACGCCGCGCTCGAACGGATCGCGGCCGAGGGCACCGGCGTCGTCGTCTACCTGCGGGGCCACGAGGGGCGGGGCATCGGCCTCGGGCACAAGCTGCGGGCCTACGGGCTGCAGGACACGGGCGTCGACACCGTCGACGCCAACCTCGCGCTCGGCCTGCCGGTCGACAGCCGCGAGTACGGCATCGGCGCCCAGATCCTCGTCGACCTCGGCATCCAGCGGCTGCGTGTGCTCACCAACAACCCGGCCAAGTACGGCGGTCTGCAGGGCTACGGCCTGGAGATCGTCGAACGGGTGCCGATCCAGCCGGCGGCCAACGCCGAGAACATCAACTACCTGCGGGCCAAGCAGGCCCGCCTCGGCCACATCCTGGAGGGACTCGATGAGTACGGACAGTCCGACGACGCCGACGAGCCGACCGTGGAGCCCCACGGTGGTTGAGGCGCTGCTCGACGGCACGGGCATGCGGATCGGCATCGTGTGCGGCCGCTTCAACGACCTCGTCACCGAGCGGCTGCTCGCCGGGGCCGAGGGCGGGCTGCGGCGCCACGGCGTCGACGGCGACGACGTCACCGTCGTCTGGGTCCCCGGGGGGTACGAGATCCCGCTGGTCGCCCGCCGCCTGGCCGCGTCGGGCGGGTGCGACGCGGTCATCGCCCTCGGCGCCGTGATCCGTGGCGCCACCGGCCACTACGACCAGGTCGCGAACCAGGTCGCCGCCGGGCTCCAGCGGGCGTCGATGGACACCGACGTGCCCGTGGTGTTCGGCGTCCTCACCGTCGAGTCGATCGAGCAGGCGCTCGAGCGCGCCGGGACCAAGGCCGGCAACAAGGGCGAGGAGGCGGCGGTGACGGCCATCGAGATGGTCGACGTCCTGCGCCGGCTGCCGGGGCCCTCGGCGTGAGCCGGCGCGCGGGGACCGTGGTCGCCTTCGACGACGACAAGGGCTACGGCGAGGTCGGTGGTGACGACGACCGCTGGTTCTTCCACTGCACCGCGATCGCCGACGGCTCCCGCACCATCGAGGTCGGGGCACCGGTCAGCTTCCGCGTGGTGCCGGGGCGGCTCGGGCGGTGGGAGGCCGCCGACCTGCGGCCCCGCCCGACCTAACCCTCGGGCTGGTCGGTGGGTGGCCCCTGCTGCTCGCCCTCGAGGCCGGCGCGGATCTGGACGAACGCCAGCTGGATCTGGGCCAGGGCGTCGCGCATGGTGTCGCCGTCCTCGCCGAGGTGGCCGTCGACCGCGTCGAGCAGGGCGGCCAGCGCGTCGATGGCCAGCTTGGCCTCCTCGAGCTGGGGCTGCTCGGCGCCGAGGTGGATGGCCGCGAGCTCGTAGAGGCCCATGGCGTGGTTCCCGATGACGACCGCCGCCGGGGTGGAGAGCACCTGGCGGCGCGACTCGGCCATCTGGGCGATCATGAGCTTCGCCTGCTCCTGGTCCTCGGGGGAGAGGCGGTCGAACTCGGCGCGCTGCTCCTCGGAGAGACCGGCGAGGATGTCGGGCCCGCCGGCGTCGGCGGGGCCGGAGGTTCCCGGGGAGGAACCGGCGTCGCGGTCGCGGTCGACGGGGTGCTCCCCGCCGGGGGTCCAGAGGCTCATGGGGTGTCCTTCGTGGTGGGGGCGCGGCGACCGTGGTGGCCGGCCGCCGGTCCTGGTACTCTAGGCGGACAACTGAGACCGGAAAGCGGGGCCCTCGGCTCCCACCCGGCCACCGCCTCGGCACCCCGGTGCCCGTCGAGTGCGCCGGGTCGATCGATTCGACACCCCCGCCCACGTGGCGGTCGGTGCTCGCGGACGTCGGCTTTCCGACGTCCGTCGTCGTTTTCGGGCCCGTCCCGGCGACACGGCGGACGATCCACCCCGCGCACCGTACAGAAGGGAACTGCGCATCGCATGAGGAGTGAGTGGCAATAGCTGCCCCGGCCAACAACGAGCCCCGCATCAACGACCGCATCCGCGCCCGTGAGGTCCGCCTCGTGGCCCCGGACGGCGAACAGATCGGGATCAAGCCCCTGCCCGAGGCGCTGGCCATGGCCCGCGACCTCGAGCTCGACCTCGTCGAGGTCGCCGACAAGGCCAACCCACCGGTCTGTCGGATCATGGACTACGGCAAGTACAAGTACGAAGCCGCCCAGCGGGCCAAGGAGTCCCGGAAGAAGA
This portion of the Actinomarinicola tropica genome encodes:
- a CDS encoding cold-shock protein, which gives rise to MSRRAGTVVAFDDDKGYGEVGGDDDRWFFHCTAIADGSRTIEVGAPVSFRVVPGRLGRWEAADLRPRPT
- the ribH gene encoding 6,7-dimethyl-8-ribityllumazine synthase, yielding MRIGIVCGRFNDLVTERLLAGAEGGLRRHGVDGDDVTVVWVPGGYEIPLVARRLAASGGCDAVIALGAVIRGATGHYDQVANQVAAGLQRASMDTDVPVVFGVLTVESIEQALERAGTKAGNKGEEAAVTAIEMVDVLRRLPGPSA
- a CDS encoding DUF1844 domain-containing protein → MSLWTPGGEHPVDRDRDAGSSPGTSGPADAGGPDILAGLSEEQRAEFDRLSPEDQEQAKLMIAQMAESRRQVLSTPAAVVIGNHAMGLYELAAIHLGAEQPQLEEAKLAIDALAALLDAVDGHLGEDGDTMRDALAQIQLAFVQIRAGLEGEQQGPPTDQPEG
- a CDS encoding bifunctional 3,4-dihydroxy-2-butanone-4-phosphate synthase/GTP cyclohydrolase II, with the translated sequence MSGPSDHPTDADDGAVRPTFAPIPDAVAAIARGEIVVVVDDEDRENEGDLIMAAEAATPEKLAFFVRHTSGVICVGLTGERCDQLGLPLMVADNTEYQRTAFTHTVDYRHGTTTGISAADRTATILALADPHVAWSDFNRPGHIFPLRARDGGVLKRAGHTEAAVDLARLAGMQPAGALCEIVNDDGTMARVPELARFAEEHGLLMISIADLIRYRRAHEKLVERTGEGRVPTRFGDFQAFAYRSVLDGTEHVAFVRGEVAGEEPVLVRVHSECLTGDIFGSLRCDCGPQLHAALERIAAEGTGVVVYLRGHEGRGIGLGHKLRAYGLQDTGVDTVDANLALGLPVDSREYGIGAQILVDLGIQRLRVLTNNPAKYGGLQGYGLEIVERVPIQPAANAENINYLRAKQARLGHILEGLDEYGQSDDADEPTVEPHGG